The following are encoded in a window of Chitinivibrio alkaliphilus ACht1 genomic DNA:
- the ptsP gene encoding phosphoenolpyruvate--protein phosphotransferase, producing MATRKVIQGTAIVRGKGLGKAYFIGRAVQDFTVETIPHHKVVEELDTFEEVRTKVKQYYRNYNMDTSEGHDESGEGTIMKIYEHIMDDPAFKGQVTEYISRKNYTVESAVRSVSKEFIDKFNSAGTSYFRDRSSDMVEICETLINFLNNGGNEKYTFSEDVVLVIDRSFTPSDIVNYNVNKIKGVVSKSAGRTSHAAILARSYSIPVITGVEDIKSRINPHEPVLINAYEDQIIIHPSSDECAEYTAYRERYLQAREVGAKRWHAPAYTPDGVHISVLANISFKDDVHMAQDNGADGIGLVRTEYLLSERETFPDEEEQFAYYSHIISEQNSREIVIRVMDIGGDKAAKFLKMPKEGNPFMGWRAVRILLERKELFRTQLRAIIRAGQGSNYKIMYPMVTSLSEWREIKQFTHVVADELGLPCPPLGILFEVPLAILEIDSFLEDIDFASIGTNDLIQYLSAADRNNSKVNYLYNPAEPAFLRIVDKAIDACTDKGIPISICGEMAGDPMYTIILLGLGLTRFSVIPAMVPIVKEIVSKINFLEIQEELSHLLSVTEIDNIADWIEKKNEELLSDIFERYQIDTVSHD from the coding sequence ATGGCTACGCGTAAGGTGATTCAAGGCACAGCAATTGTGCGTGGAAAAGGACTTGGTAAAGCATATTTTATCGGCCGGGCTGTACAGGATTTTACCGTAGAGACTATTCCTCATCATAAGGTTGTTGAAGAACTTGATACCTTTGAAGAGGTTCGCACCAAGGTAAAGCAGTATTACCGTAATTATAATATGGATACCTCCGAAGGACATGATGAGTCTGGAGAAGGTACGATCATGAAAATTTATGAACATATTATGGATGATCCTGCTTTTAAGGGGCAGGTGACGGAGTATATCTCACGAAAAAATTATACCGTTGAAAGCGCTGTTCGTTCGGTTTCAAAAGAGTTTATTGATAAATTTAATTCGGCAGGCACCAGCTACTTTCGTGATCGAAGTAGCGATATGGTAGAAATTTGTGAAACCCTCATCAACTTTCTCAATAATGGGGGAAATGAAAAATATACCTTTTCTGAAGATGTCGTGCTAGTTATTGACCGCAGTTTTACCCCTTCAGATATTGTCAATTATAATGTAAATAAAATTAAGGGAGTTGTGAGTAAAAGTGCGGGGCGAACTTCTCACGCAGCAATACTTGCCCGGTCTTATTCTATACCGGTAATTACAGGGGTTGAGGATATAAAAAGCAGAATTAACCCCCATGAACCTGTCCTTATTAATGCCTATGAAGATCAAATTATAATACATCCTTCTTCAGATGAGTGTGCTGAATATACCGCGTATAGAGAGCGCTACCTGCAGGCACGAGAGGTTGGGGCAAAACGGTGGCATGCACCGGCCTACACTCCTGATGGGGTACACATTTCTGTGTTGGCAAATATTTCCTTTAAGGATGATGTACACATGGCACAGGACAACGGTGCTGACGGTATTGGGCTCGTCCGTACGGAATATCTTCTTTCTGAACGTGAAACCTTTCCCGATGAAGAAGAGCAGTTTGCCTACTACTCACACATTATTTCAGAACAGAATAGCCGTGAAATAGTAATACGGGTTATGGATATCGGTGGTGATAAGGCCGCGAAATTTTTGAAAATGCCAAAGGAAGGTAATCCCTTCATGGGGTGGCGCGCCGTCAGAATTCTTCTGGAGCGCAAAGAGCTGTTTCGTACGCAACTTCGCGCAATTATTCGTGCTGGTCAGGGGTCAAACTATAAGATTATGTACCCCATGGTCACTTCTCTTTCCGAGTGGCGTGAAATAAAGCAATTTACCCATGTTGTGGCTGATGAGCTTGGACTTCCCTGTCCGCCCTTGGGAATCCTCTTTGAAGTGCCATTAGCAATCCTTGAAATAGATTCATTTTTGGAAGATATTGACTTCGCCTCTATTGGGACAAATGACCTTATTCAATACCTGAGTGCAGCAGATCGTAATAACAGTAAAGTAAACTATTTATATAATCCAGCTGAGCCGGCGTTTCTTCGTATTGTTGACAAGGCAATTGATGCCTGTACCGATAAGGGTATTCCGATCTCAATTTGCGGTGAAATGGCCGGTGATCCCATGTACACTATTATTCTTTTAGGCTTAGGGCTTACGCGTTTTTCCGTTATACCAGCCATGGTTCCTATTGTAAAGGAGATTGTCTCCAAGATAAACTTCCTTGAAATACAGGAAGAATTGTCGCATCTACTCTCTGTTACTGAAATAGACAATATTGCTGATTGGATTGAGAAGAAAAATGAGGAGTTGTTAAGCGACATTTTTGAGCGATATCAGATCGATACAGTTTCACACGATTAA
- the glgP gene encoding glycogen/starch/alpha-glucan family phosphorylase, translated as MEDFKNFYNLYLRNFLSKDEETATLYDKYMALSYAVRTHVADQWIATQYVYRNKQVKRVYYLSLDYSFGRSLKRYIVDAGIENDVEKMASNIGATMEEIYSCEYEFDFGNAPKGEIAHCIMETLASQGLAAMGYGLWYNFAGFKQKIEAGQQKEIPYNWRAVDYPWVVKRTEYTEEIGFGGHVVAHDEDLPVHGRWIPDQFVTASPVDYPVVGYKNGVVNTVRFWEGLSTGEFHPEYANHGDYSRACEEKHASTDVTLFLFPDDSVRKVTEVRIKQQYFLAASSLRDIIRRYKNSSDTLRDIGDNIVIHISDSKCAIAVIEFISILIQQEGFTLQESVVIAEKVFIFSSTAMDHSQVEKWPLYMVEKVLPYHALLIKELNQQFLDLLRREKQLPDDAARNLSLIEEGLVKKVRMGNICVLISQFVSGISDYQTQYLRKNLFSEFNTYFNKNFFSGLNGISLRRWLIIPNPDLAEVVSKYIGQRWIGNNRELLTLENKANDPNFHKDLVTLKYRAKEWLATYLLQEFSCRIDPRSMVVMHNRRIHPTSGQTVQVLYILYRYLLLKEGKDFCPRTYIIGGYAAPSDFLSKQIIKLIHLVSHIVNSNQDTSDRLQLVFIPNCNASQDERLLPAVDLVEQPSARNGVAYGLNLMRYVVNGAIPAVGINPPDREIADILGRNSVFLYGSEEETSYDPLKIIEDEDNVLNLVFEFLDKRIPDFEGGKRIYPLLSSLRYNDELATLQYFKDYCAMQDRIDAAFVDSSDWMSRVIRNLGRAGLASLDDLILEFYNNVWGK; from the coding sequence ATGGAAGATTTTAAGAATTTCTATAATCTTTACTTGCGTAACTTCTTATCTAAGGATGAAGAAACTGCTACGTTGTATGATAAATACATGGCCTTGAGCTACGCGGTGCGAACTCATGTGGCAGATCAGTGGATAGCAACACAGTATGTGTATCGCAATAAACAAGTAAAACGCGTTTATTATCTTTCCTTAGATTACTCCTTTGGTCGAAGTCTGAAACGCTACATTGTTGATGCGGGTATTGAAAATGATGTTGAGAAGATGGCATCAAATATTGGCGCAACCATGGAAGAAATCTATTCCTGTGAATATGAGTTTGATTTTGGCAATGCTCCCAAGGGAGAGATTGCTCACTGCATTATGGAGACCCTTGCCAGTCAAGGGCTTGCTGCTATGGGGTATGGATTATGGTATAACTTTGCCGGCTTTAAACAGAAGATAGAAGCGGGGCAACAAAAGGAAATTCCCTATAATTGGCGGGCCGTAGATTACCCATGGGTCGTTAAACGTACCGAGTATACTGAGGAGATTGGTTTTGGCGGACATGTTGTTGCCCATGATGAAGATCTTCCCGTGCATGGTCGATGGATTCCCGATCAATTTGTTACGGCATCTCCCGTAGATTATCCGGTTGTCGGGTATAAAAATGGTGTTGTCAATACGGTTCGTTTCTGGGAAGGCCTTTCAACAGGGGAGTTCCATCCTGAGTATGCAAATCACGGAGATTACAGTAGGGCCTGTGAGGAAAAACATGCCTCTACCGATGTGACGCTGTTTTTGTTTCCCGACGATTCAGTACGTAAGGTGACGGAAGTGCGTATCAAGCAGCAGTATTTTCTAGCCGCATCTTCCCTGCGTGATATCATCCGTCGGTATAAGAATAGTAGTGATACCTTACGCGATATTGGCGACAATATTGTTATCCATATTTCAGATTCAAAGTGTGCGATTGCTGTTATTGAGTTCATCTCAATTCTTATTCAGCAGGAAGGGTTTACGCTTCAGGAGAGCGTGGTAATTGCAGAAAAGGTTTTTATCTTTTCAAGCACCGCCATGGATCATTCTCAAGTGGAAAAGTGGCCGCTGTACATGGTAGAGAAGGTCTTGCCGTACCATGCTCTTCTGATTAAAGAGTTGAATCAGCAATTTCTTGATCTTCTTCGTCGGGAAAAACAGCTCCCCGACGATGCTGCTCGAAATCTCTCCCTTATCGAGGAAGGGCTTGTCAAGAAAGTACGAATGGGAAACATCTGTGTTCTTATTTCGCAATTTGTTTCGGGCATTTCTGACTATCAGACTCAGTATTTGCGTAAAAATCTTTTTAGTGAATTTAATACCTATTTTAATAAAAACTTTTTCTCAGGGTTAAATGGAATATCTCTTCGCCGATGGCTTATTATCCCCAACCCGGATTTAGCGGAAGTGGTCAGTAAGTACATCGGCCAGCGGTGGATTGGAAATAACCGTGAACTGCTCACCCTTGAAAACAAGGCTAATGATCCTAATTTTCACAAAGATTTGGTTACTCTGAAATACCGTGCAAAAGAGTGGTTGGCCACTTATCTTCTGCAAGAGTTTTCGTGCAGGATTGATCCGCGAAGTATGGTGGTTATGCATAACCGAAGAATTCATCCCACGAGTGGCCAAACCGTACAGGTTTTGTATATACTGTATCGCTATTTGTTGCTCAAAGAAGGGAAAGATTTTTGTCCCCGTACTTATATAATTGGTGGGTATGCCGCTCCTTCAGACTTTCTCAGCAAACAGATCATCAAATTAATCCATCTTGTCTCTCATATTGTAAATAGCAATCAGGACACGAGTGATCGTTTGCAGTTGGTCTTTATTCCTAATTGTAATGCTTCGCAGGATGAACGTCTTCTCCCGGCGGTGGATTTGGTGGAACAGCCCTCTGCACGAAATGGTGTTGCCTACGGACTGAACTTAATGCGTTATGTGGTAAATGGCGCTATACCGGCAGTGGGGATCAATCCTCCCGATCGTGAAATTGCTGATATCCTGGGCCGCAATTCAGTCTTTTTATATGGTTCTGAAGAAGAAACATCCTATGACCCCTTGAAAATTATTGAAGACGAAGATAACGTGTTGAATCTTGTCTTTGAGTTTCTTGATAAACGCATACCTGATTTTGAGGGAGGAAAACGTATTTACCCGCTTCTCTCATCACTGCGATATAATGACGAATTGGCAACACTCCAATATTTTAAGGATTATTGTGCTATGCAGGATCGTATTGATGCTGCCTTTGTGGATAGCAGCGACTGGATGTCGCGAGTAATACGGAACTTGGGACGAGCTGGTTTGGCCTCCTTAGACGACCTTATTTTGGAATTTTATAATAACGTATGGGGAAAATGA
- a CDS encoding chemotaxis protein CheW has protein sequence MDAQQDMTAYEDERLDIGSDEENTLADRYLTFWLGTELYAMAIEDIIEIVGVQRITPVPDTPYYVKGVVNLRGQVIPVIDARLRMHMSARDYDEETCTVVVSQDDVSVGIIVDTVDEVFTITEEQISSPPKISNTPRDDYMEGISRLKEKTVMILNTHKLLYQDENE, from the coding sequence ATGGACGCACAGCAAGATATGACCGCGTATGAGGATGAGCGCTTGGATATTGGGAGCGATGAAGAGAATACTCTTGCAGATAGATATCTCACTTTCTGGCTGGGGACAGAGTTATACGCCATGGCTATTGAAGATATTATTGAGATTGTAGGGGTGCAGCGTATAACCCCAGTGCCGGATACTCCTTATTATGTGAAGGGTGTGGTAAATTTACGTGGTCAGGTGATACCGGTTATTGATGCGCGTTTACGTATGCATATGTCCGCACGTGACTATGATGAAGAAACCTGTACTGTGGTCGTTTCTCAAGATGATGTTTCCGTGGGTATTATTGTTGACACCGTTGATGAGGTGTTTACCATTACGGAAGAGCAGATCTCTTCTCCTCCCAAAATATCAAATACCCCGCGGGATGACTACATGGAAGGAATTTCGCGACTCAAAGAGAAAACGGTTATGATTCTTAATACACATAAACTTTTGTATCAAGATGAAAATGAGTAA
- the proC gene encoding pyrroline-5-carboxylate reductase — MKIGVLGCGNMGGAIVRGIAKKHPTIEILLSDPSHKALDALSHVGTPCAAQEWFSSPEKTPDVVLLAVKPQYLREACAVFASVQSSVLWVSIAAGITIASLEEVLPTSSKICRVMPNTPSLIGKGMSGCTMNARCTEKDRTNAEVILESMGKYLFVPESMLNAVTGLSGSGPAYVYMVIEALADGGVAAGLSYSDALSCAIQTVRGAAAMVDETGEVPAVLRSHVMSAGGATAAAVKSLEEDGLRAALIRAVNASAQQAARLG; from the coding sequence ATGAAGATAGGTGTATTAGGCTGTGGCAATATGGGAGGGGCTATTGTGCGCGGTATAGCTAAAAAACACCCGACCATAGAAATATTACTCAGCGACCCTTCTCACAAAGCGCTTGACGCTCTTTCTCATGTGGGAACTCCCTGTGCTGCTCAGGAGTGGTTTTCTTCACCGGAGAAAACTCCCGATGTTGTCCTTCTTGCGGTAAAGCCACAGTATCTCCGTGAAGCATGTGCGGTCTTTGCCTCGGTACAGTCGTCAGTGTTGTGGGTTTCCATTGCTGCGGGAATCACGATTGCCTCCCTGGAAGAGGTTCTTCCCACATCATCGAAGATCTGTCGGGTTATGCCCAATACCCCATCTCTTATCGGAAAGGGGATGAGTGGGTGTACCATGAATGCGAGGTGTACCGAGAAAGATCGTACTAATGCAGAAGTTATTTTGGAAAGTATGGGGAAGTATCTCTTTGTACCTGAATCTATGCTGAATGCAGTGACTGGTTTATCGGGAAGCGGCCCCGCCTATGTGTACATGGTAATTGAAGCCCTAGCTGATGGCGGTGTTGCTGCGGGTCTTTCCTACTCCGATGCACTGAGCTGTGCTATACAAACGGTACGAGGGGCTGCTGCTATGGTAGATGAAACAGGTGAGGTTCCCGCTGTGTTGCGTTCACATGTGATGTCTGCTGGTGGGGCTACCGCTGCAGCGGTAAAGTCTCTTGAAGAGGACGGTCTTCGCGCAGCCTTAATTCGTGCCGTCAATGCTTCTGCACAGCAGGCTGCTCGTCTCGGGTAA
- a CDS encoding metallophosphoesterase family protein: MNILLVSDTHGNTAFLQEVMNSVLSEYDVECLYHLGDFFEDPLQIDRGDTYVYRVPGIYHEGYKSGILDGVLGVSTMGFEVLLVHDLSDVTPENRIISDIIMYGHTHTPNLELVNNVLYVNPGHLKAAVDRGNTASYAMLSLEENRCAIDIFQYGGGILRSIEVEKVHEQLIVV, encoded by the coding sequence ATGAATATTTTATTGGTAAGCGACACACATGGAAATACGGCGTTTCTGCAGGAGGTTATGAATAGCGTTCTGAGTGAGTATGACGTGGAGTGTCTTTATCATTTGGGGGATTTTTTTGAAGACCCCTTACAAATAGATCGGGGTGATACCTACGTCTACCGTGTTCCCGGGATTTACCATGAAGGGTATAAGAGCGGTATCCTTGACGGGGTGCTTGGCGTTTCTACCATGGGGTTTGAGGTACTCTTAGTGCATGATCTCAGTGATGTTACTCCAGAAAACAGGATTATTTCAGATATTATCATGTATGGACACACCCACACCCCAAATCTTGAGTTGGTTAATAATGTGTTGTATGTGAACCCTGGTCACTTAAAAGCCGCGGTAGATCGGGGTAATACCGCAAGTTATGCGATGCTTTCCTTAGAGGAGAATCGTTGTGCCATTGATATTTTTCAATATGGCGGCGGTATACTACGGAGTATCGAAGTTGAAAAAGTGCATGAGCAGTTAATTGTTGTATAG
- a CDS encoding transketolase family protein: protein MSNRMVERAADNIRALTVAMVEKASSGHPGGAMGGADFMSILFSEYLRFDPDNPHWEFRDRFFLDPGHMSPMLYSTLYLTGHFEKEDLESFRQWGSNTPGHPELDVAHGIENSSGPLGMGHAMALGSAVAERFLRARFGEWMGHTVYTYVSDGAIQEEISQGVGRIAGHLGMSNLVMFFDSNDIQLSHTTDKTYSEDTQAKYESWGWDVFVIDGHDYSAIRGALDSAQKSTKPVLIIGKTVMGKKAVDAAGNSFEKQVSSHGQPLSKAGADINKTLQNLGADPADPFAIFPEVQTYFESVLENKRRSVKDFSLRQKEWEEANPVLAQRLTRYLAGEKIEIDFSTISVSPNSATRNTSGEILAHLAGTINNMIVSSADLSNSDKTSGFLDNCGGEFTRDDFSGAFLQAGVSELTMAAIMNGLALHGGMIPVCATFFVFSDYMKPAIRLAALMGLPVRYIFTHDSFRVGEDGPTHQPVEQEAQIRLLEKMKNLEEERSITVFRPADSAETLAAWSYAYYNDAHPTILILTRQNVADLPKQKERLTEGFQLSHGAYTVYPEKTTSLDVVLLANGSEVYLLVEVARALEEKGVGVRVVSAPCEGLWDEQSTSYRDSVLPFGVPVFALTAGLKTVFDGMVGPLGMTMGRDGFGRSAPFSVLDEKFGYTCDQVVPHVEAYLQEYRELCNKIGQ from the coding sequence ATGTCGAATCGTATGGTTGAGAGAGCCGCAGATAATATTCGGGCCTTAACTGTTGCAATGGTTGAAAAAGCATCATCGGGCCATCCCGGTGGAGCCATGGGTGGTGCTGATTTTATGTCGATCCTTTTTTCGGAATATCTCCGTTTCGATCCAGATAATCCACACTGGGAATTCCGCGATCGCTTTTTCCTTGATCCAGGCCATATGTCCCCCATGCTGTACTCCACCTTGTATCTCACGGGGCATTTTGAAAAAGAAGATCTCGAATCTTTCCGCCAGTGGGGGAGCAATACTCCCGGGCATCCAGAGCTGGATGTTGCTCACGGTATAGAAAATAGCTCCGGCCCCCTTGGTATGGGGCATGCCATGGCTCTCGGTTCTGCTGTGGCAGAACGATTCCTGCGTGCTCGCTTTGGAGAGTGGATGGGGCATACCGTGTATACCTATGTTTCCGATGGGGCTATTCAAGAAGAAATTTCTCAAGGGGTTGGGCGTATAGCGGGGCATCTTGGAATGTCAAACCTTGTCATGTTCTTTGATTCTAACGATATTCAGCTTTCTCACACAACAGATAAAACGTATAGTGAAGATACTCAGGCAAAATATGAGAGCTGGGGATGGGACGTTTTTGTTATCGATGGACACGATTACTCTGCCATTCGTGGTGCCCTTGATTCTGCTCAGAAAAGCACAAAGCCCGTATTAATTATTGGTAAGACAGTTATGGGAAAAAAGGCTGTTGATGCAGCGGGTAATTCCTTTGAAAAGCAGGTCTCTTCCCATGGGCAGCCACTTTCTAAGGCTGGTGCAGATATTAATAAAACCCTGCAGAACCTTGGTGCTGACCCTGCAGACCCCTTTGCGATTTTTCCTGAGGTGCAGACGTATTTTGAGAGCGTTCTTGAGAATAAACGTAGGTCTGTAAAAGATTTTTCTCTGCGCCAAAAAGAGTGGGAAGAGGCAAATCCTGTTCTCGCACAACGTCTTACCCGATATCTTGCTGGAGAAAAAATTGAGATTGATTTTTCAACTATTTCCGTTAGCCCAAACAGTGCGACACGGAATACATCCGGAGAAATCCTGGCTCATCTTGCTGGTACCATAAACAATATGATTGTTTCTTCGGCGGATCTTTCAAATAGTGATAAAACATCGGGGTTTCTGGACAATTGTGGTGGCGAGTTTACCCGTGACGATTTTTCCGGAGCATTTCTACAGGCCGGTGTATCAGAGCTTACCATGGCTGCGATTATGAACGGTCTTGCCTTGCACGGAGGTATGATACCTGTCTGTGCCACCTTTTTTGTGTTTTCCGATTATATGAAACCTGCAATCCGTCTGGCTGCACTTATGGGGCTTCCAGTGCGATATATATTTACCCATGATTCTTTTCGAGTTGGTGAAGATGGACCAACACACCAACCGGTAGAGCAAGAGGCGCAAATCAGATTGCTTGAGAAAATGAAGAATCTTGAAGAGGAACGTTCCATAACGGTGTTTCGTCCCGCAGACAGTGCTGAAACACTGGCGGCGTGGAGCTATGCATATTATAATGATGCGCACCCAACGATACTCATACTCACACGGCAGAATGTCGCAGATCTTCCTAAGCAGAAGGAGCGTCTTACAGAAGGGTTCCAGCTTTCTCATGGAGCCTATACGGTGTATCCTGAGAAAACTACATCTCTTGATGTGGTTCTTCTTGCTAACGGGTCAGAGGTGTATCTTCTCGTTGAGGTTGCCCGCGCCTTGGAAGAAAAAGGGGTGGGAGTGCGTGTTGTATCAGCTCCTTGCGAGGGCTTGTGGGACGAGCAATCCACATCGTATCGTGACTCTGTTTTACCCTTCGGTGTACCTGTTTTTGCCTTGACAGCCGGACTGAAAACTGTCTTCGACGGTATGGTTGGCCCCTTGGGGATGACCATGGGTCGGGATGGTTTTGGCAGATCAGCTCCATTCTCTGTACTGGATGAAAAATTTGGCTACACCTGCGATCAGGTTGTGCCTCATGTAGAAGCGTACCTACAAGAATATCGGGAGCTGTGTAACAAGATCGGACAATGA
- a CDS encoding acetate kinase produces the protein MLVINCGSSSLKYTFFNTEDMENSVDGQVDRIGTAVPMGLEYNAGKTEIERELEPGTHKDAFDAIIQILTSKEFGIISSPQEITAVGHRVVHGGDKFSHPTLITDDVLRGIEEVSSLAPLHNPVNLVGIHESMRVFPSAAQVAIFDTAFHQTIPPHAYLYGLPYEYYEKKRIRRYGFHGTSHYYVSLMAADYLKRSYTDLKLITCHLGNGGSVCAIEHGKSVDTSMGMTPAEGIIMGTRSGSIDPAVILHLMDSEKMTSGEVNQLINKQSGLLGLSGISNDMRDIEHAVKQGKNRAVLAYKTFCYSIKKYIGAYSATLGNVDALIFTGGIGLYNSFAREEVCKGLGALGMFIDQEKSKDLNGAKKVVDIATVDSPVRILVIPTNEELMIARETLSVICAD, from the coding sequence ATATTGGTCATAAACTGTGGATCTTCATCACTTAAATATACGTTTTTTAATACAGAAGACATGGAAAACAGTGTGGATGGGCAGGTTGACCGTATTGGGACTGCTGTCCCCATGGGACTTGAATACAATGCCGGGAAAACAGAGATTGAACGAGAACTTGAACCGGGTACCCATAAAGACGCTTTTGATGCCATCATTCAGATTCTCACATCGAAGGAATTTGGCATAATCTCATCTCCTCAAGAGATAACTGCCGTGGGGCATCGCGTGGTACATGGAGGAGATAAATTCAGCCACCCCACTCTCATTACGGATGATGTATTACGCGGTATTGAAGAAGTATCCAGCTTGGCTCCCCTTCATAACCCTGTAAACCTTGTGGGGATACATGAGTCAATGCGCGTATTTCCCTCGGCAGCACAAGTGGCGATATTTGATACCGCCTTCCACCAGACAATCCCCCCTCATGCATACCTATACGGGCTTCCCTACGAATACTATGAGAAAAAGCGTATCCGCCGATACGGATTCCACGGCACATCTCACTACTATGTATCCCTTATGGCAGCCGATTACCTTAAACGTTCCTACACAGATCTTAAGCTTATCACCTGCCATCTTGGTAACGGCGGTTCCGTATGTGCTATTGAACACGGGAAATCAGTTGACACCTCCATGGGTATGACCCCCGCCGAAGGAATTATCATGGGGACCCGCTCTGGGAGTATCGACCCTGCGGTTATTCTCCATCTGATGGACTCCGAAAAAATGACTTCCGGCGAAGTGAATCAGCTCATCAACAAGCAAAGCGGACTCCTCGGCCTCTCGGGGATCTCTAACGATATGCGGGATATTGAGCACGCTGTGAAACAGGGAAAAAATCGGGCTGTCCTTGCATATAAAACCTTCTGTTACTCTATTAAAAAGTACATTGGTGCCTACAGCGCTACCCTCGGTAATGTTGATGCGCTTATCTTCACCGGAGGCATTGGGCTGTATAACTCCTTTGCTCGGGAAGAGGTTTGTAAAGGCTTGGGCGCTCTGGGGATGTTTATCGACCAAGAAAAAAGCAAAGATCTGAACGGAGCGAAGAAAGTCGTTGATATCGCAACGGTGGACTCTCCTGTTCGTATTCTGGTTATCCCCACGAACGAAGAGTTAATGATTGCCCGAGAGACCCTCAGCGTAATCTGTGCAGACTAA
- a CDS encoding LPS-assembly protein LptD, producing the protein MCLSPLHGEDTLSYQADSIHYGLKEARIELHGNGRLSHGSVHLFAEQIHYNLETEILKAYGTPVLIDSGDTLYGEYIEYHIRENRGRIGQARFSDIQDSALYRGDEMARDSTGTIYISGGRYTTSFTRPPQYTLFSPQFKLIPDEKALARPVVLEVQRSPVVSLPFFIYPLDDDRRSGWLTPRWGVGIAGTGYVDNIGYYWGENPYIDFTMAGRINDFEHYQLRGETRYHLRNRLRGNLSADMSFDDYYGGSSQRWSLSYEHSQHFLPDHSLSLRGSGELVSDNRYYSDYFRDTTDFLRQTTRSQLTLQKRMHRLSGHTSASWERREDFYRQERTQTLPHLRFSTGNYPLLPFLEESSLTWSYSAQGLSRTTEIYREEEEEETTEAGIHHTLPVQGQLTLFNNLHASPVLRYSNQPFHHTGTPQPWCKKIHS; encoded by the coding sequence TTGTGCCTCTCCCCCCTGCATGGAGAAGACACCCTCTCCTACCAAGCAGACAGCATTCACTACGGTCTCAAAGAAGCACGCATCGAACTGCACGGCAATGGTCGTCTCTCCCATGGCTCTGTACACCTCTTTGCTGAACAGATACACTACAATCTGGAAACGGAAATCCTTAAAGCCTACGGAACCCCCGTACTGATTGACTCCGGCGACACTCTGTACGGTGAATATATTGAATATCATATCCGTGAAAACCGAGGCAGAATTGGACAAGCACGCTTTTCTGATATACAGGATAGTGCCCTCTATAGAGGCGATGAAATGGCACGAGATTCCACAGGCACAATCTATATATCCGGTGGACGATATACAACCAGCTTTACCCGTCCGCCACAATACACTCTCTTTTCACCGCAGTTTAAGCTTATCCCCGATGAAAAAGCCCTTGCACGCCCTGTGGTTTTAGAAGTACAGCGGTCTCCCGTGGTAAGCCTTCCCTTTTTCATATACCCCCTTGATGATGATCGCAGATCAGGTTGGCTCACCCCTCGATGGGGTGTTGGTATTGCAGGCACTGGGTATGTTGATAATATTGGGTACTATTGGGGAGAAAACCCGTATATTGACTTTACCATGGCAGGGAGAATAAATGACTTTGAGCACTATCAGTTAAGAGGGGAAACACGATACCATTTAAGAAATCGCCTCCGAGGAAACCTTTCTGCCGATATGTCATTCGATGATTATTACGGTGGAAGTTCCCAAAGATGGTCTCTTTCATATGAACACTCACAACACTTCCTTCCTGACCACAGTCTTTCTCTCCGGGGAAGCGGAGAGCTTGTCTCTGACAACCGCTACTACAGCGACTACTTTCGTGATACCACCGATTTTCTGCGCCAAACAACACGCTCTCAGCTTACATTGCAAAAACGCATGCACCGCCTCTCCGGCCACACCAGTGCGTCTTGGGAGCGCCGTGAGGACTTCTACCGACAAGAGCGCACCCAAACCTTACCGCATCTGCGTTTTTCCACGGGAAACTATCCCCTTCTCCCCTTTTTAGAAGAGAGTAGCCTTACTTGGTCATATTCGGCACAAGGACTTTCACGGACCACGGAAATATATCGTGAAGAGGAGGAAGAAGAAACAACTGAAGCAGGAATACATCATACTCTGCCGGTGCAAGGACAACTCACCCTATTTAACAATCTTCATGCCTCCCCCGTTTTACGGTACAGCAATCAACCTTTTCATCATACTGGGACACCACAACCATGGTGCAAAAAGATACACTCATAG